From Deinococcus budaensis, a single genomic window includes:
- a CDS encoding AMP-binding protein, protein MSLGDVTTLTIPQLLARRAAATPNAVALRHKQYGIWNETTYAAYLERAREVAAGLYALGVRRGDKVAILAENIPAWVYLEVGAQALGAISVGVYQSSVASEVRYVVDYTDAVVVLAEDEEQVDKLLEHRHELPQVRRVIYEDPRGMSRHAGDDWFLSFDELLELGRHDPSDVFGRESALGRPDDLCHFSLTSGTTGLPKAAMLSHRNLLYMGQALSEVDPLRPGDDYLSFLPMAWIGEQMMTVAVALASGLTVNFPESTETAMHDLVEIGPHVMFAPPRVWENIQSQMFLRMQESYGVNRALYRRLLKWSTDAADASLTGQKPGAMTAFKRWLAYWGLTRPLLDQLGFLRLKRAYTGGAALGPDVFRFYHGLGVNLKQIYGQTEIVGIAYVHRDGDVRFDTVGKILPGGEVRIADDGEIISRSPAVCHGYYKKPGATAETIREGWLHSGDAGRLTADGHLVVIDRLSDVMHSSAGERFSPQFIENRLKFSPYIKEAVVLGDGQPEVTALLNLDPLTAGQWAEKRQLAYTTYMDLSSKPDLAGLIAGEVQAVNARLEPHERVRRFVLLYKQLDADDDELTRTGKVRRGVIRERYAPIIAALYDGSERVRVQAEFKYQDGQVQRVETEVPVHRVPGAETAPATVPQPRAAVGA, encoded by the coding sequence ATGAGCCTGGGCGACGTGACCACGCTGACCATTCCGCAGCTGCTGGCGCGGCGGGCGGCCGCGACGCCGAACGCCGTCGCCCTGCGCCACAAGCAGTACGGCATCTGGAACGAGACGACCTACGCGGCCTACCTGGAACGCGCCCGCGAGGTCGCCGCCGGGCTGTACGCGCTGGGGGTGCGCCGGGGGGACAAGGTCGCCATCCTCGCGGAGAACATCCCCGCCTGGGTTTACCTGGAGGTCGGGGCGCAGGCGCTGGGCGCGATCAGCGTGGGCGTCTACCAGAGCAGCGTGGCGTCCGAGGTCCGCTACGTCGTGGACTACACCGACGCGGTGGTGGTGCTGGCCGAGGACGAGGAGCAGGTGGACAAGCTGCTCGAACACCGGCACGAGTTGCCGCAGGTCCGCCGGGTCATCTACGAGGATCCGCGCGGCATGAGCCGCCACGCCGGGGACGACTGGTTCCTGTCTTTCGACGAGCTGCTGGAGCTGGGGCGGCACGACCCCTCGGACGTGTTCGGGCGCGAGTCGGCGCTGGGAAGACCGGACGACCTCTGCCACTTCTCGCTCACGAGCGGCACGACCGGCCTGCCCAAAGCCGCCATGCTCAGCCACCGCAACCTGCTGTACATGGGCCAGGCACTCTCCGAGGTCGATCCGCTGCGGCCCGGCGACGACTACCTCTCCTTTTTGCCGATGGCCTGGATCGGCGAGCAGATGATGACGGTCGCGGTGGCCCTCGCCAGCGGCCTGACCGTGAACTTCCCGGAAAGCACCGAGACCGCCATGCACGACCTCGTCGAGATCGGCCCGCACGTGATGTTCGCCCCGCCGCGCGTGTGGGAGAACATCCAGTCGCAGATGTTCCTGCGGATGCAGGAGAGCTACGGGGTGAACCGCGCCCTGTACCGCCGGCTCCTGAAGTGGAGCACGGACGCTGCCGACGCCTCATTGACCGGGCAGAAACCGGGGGCCATGACCGCCTTCAAGCGCTGGCTGGCCTACTGGGGGCTGACCCGGCCCTTGCTCGACCAGCTGGGCTTCTTGCGGCTGAAACGGGCCTACACGGGGGGCGCGGCGCTCGGCCCCGACGTGTTCCGCTTCTACCACGGCCTGGGCGTGAACCTGAAGCAGATCTACGGCCAGACCGAGATCGTGGGCATCGCCTATGTCCACCGCGACGGCGACGTGCGCTTCGACACGGTGGGCAAGATCCTGCCGGGCGGCGAGGTCCGCATCGCCGACGACGGCGAGATCATCAGCCGCAGTCCCGCCGTCTGCCACGGCTACTACAAGAAGCCGGGGGCGACTGCCGAGACCATCCGGGAAGGCTGGCTGCACTCCGGGGATGCGGGCCGCCTGACGGCAGACGGCCACCTGGTCGTGATCGACCGCCTGAGCGACGTGATGCACAGCAGCGCGGGCGAGCGCTTCAGCCCGCAGTTCATCGAAAACCGCCTGAAGTTCAGCCCCTACATCAAGGAGGCGGTCGTGCTGGGCGACGGGCAGCCTGAGGTGACGGCGCTGCTCAACCTCGATCCCCTCACCGCCGGGCAGTGGGCCGAAAAACGCCAGCTCGCCTACACGACCTACATGGACCTCAGCAGCAAACCCGACCTCGCCGGGCTGATCGCGGGGGAGGTGCAGGCGGTCAACGCGCGCCTGGAACCCCACGAGCGCGTCCGCCGCTTCGTGCTGCTGTACAAACAGCTCGACGCCGACGACGACGAGCTGACCCGCACCGGCAAGGTCCGGCGTGGGGTCATCCGCGAGCGGTATGCGCCCATCATCGCCGCGCTGTACGACGGCTCCGAGAGGGTGCGCGTGCAGGCCGAGTTCAAGTACCAGGACGGGCAGGTGCAGCGGGTGGAGACGGAGGTGCCGGTCCACCGGGTGCCGGGCGCGGAAACCGCCCCGGCCACCGTCCCCCAGCCCCGCGCGGCGGTGGGCGCGTGA
- a CDS encoding AMP-binding protein: MKTPLTPLDAVLRALALRPERPLLEEGGQTVSTAQFAGRTARLVTLLREQGLTSGGHVLLISPNSGDALLAFHAVPLAGGVIVPLNPAFGDEALRFLSGHADPVLALVDAAHLPRVAEALHKSGVPTLPIGAGSTLAGRLAGVAPAPLALPDRLDEDQPISINYTSGTTSDPKGVMLTHRGAFVNLANMLYHLDLRPGSVFLHALPLAHGNGWGCAWAVTAAGGTHVTLPELTPERLRAALLTGRVTHLCASPALLAPLADAAAPLSLPRPVRLAVAGTSPHPRLLGTLQAQGFEVLHSYGLTETSALLTLTDSADLAGLPDAPAVLARQGHPMIFGGQVRVVTPGGAPVPPDGATPGEVVIRSNQTMKGYYKNRAATRRALQNGWLHTGDVACVHPDGRLEILDRAGDLLSVAGQTVSSVEIEAVLYRHPSVREAVVVAAPGEGGGGDDLPVAFVTLHPGAGVQPRELLDFARPHLPPHALPTRIVFAPELPKTASGKVLKHALRAQARARAGGAVGD, from the coding sequence GTGAAAACACCGCTGACGCCGCTGGACGCCGTACTGCGCGCCCTGGCCCTGCGGCCCGAAAGGCCGCTGCTGGAGGAAGGCGGGCAGACAGTCAGCACCGCGCAGTTCGCGGGCCGCACGGCCCGGTTGGTGACGCTCCTGCGCGAACAGGGCCTGACCTCCGGCGGCCACGTCCTGCTGATCTCGCCCAACAGTGGCGACGCGCTGCTGGCCTTTCACGCGGTGCCGCTGGCCGGAGGGGTGATCGTGCCGCTGAATCCGGCCTTCGGGGACGAGGCGCTGCGCTTTCTGAGCGGCCACGCCGACCCGGTGCTGGCGCTGGTGGACGCCGCGCACCTGCCCCGGGTGGCGGAGGCGCTGCACAAGAGCGGCGTTCCCACGCTGCCCATCGGCGCGGGGTCAACGCTGGCCGGACGGCTCGCGGGCGTCGCCCCGGCCCCGCTGGCGCTTCCCGACAGGCTGGACGAGGACCAGCCCATCAGCATCAACTACACCTCGGGCACGACCAGCGACCCCAAGGGCGTGATGCTGACGCACCGAGGGGCCTTCGTGAACCTCGCCAACATGCTCTACCACCTCGACCTGCGGCCCGGCAGCGTCTTTCTGCACGCGCTGCCGCTGGCGCACGGCAACGGCTGGGGCTGCGCCTGGGCCGTTACGGCGGCGGGCGGCACCCACGTCACGCTGCCCGAGCTGACACCCGAGCGGCTGCGCGCGGCTCTGCTGACGGGCCGGGTCACCCACCTGTGTGCCTCCCCCGCGCTGCTCGCGCCGCTGGCCGACGCCGCCGCGCCGCTGAGTCTGCCCCGGCCGGTGCGGCTGGCGGTCGCAGGGACCAGTCCGCACCCCCGGCTGCTGGGCACCCTCCAGGCCCAGGGCTTCGAGGTGCTGCACTCCTACGGCCTGACCGAGACCAGCGCCCTGCTGACCCTCACCGACAGCGCCGACCTGGCCGGGCTGCCGGACGCCCCAGCGGTGCTGGCCCGGCAGGGGCACCCGATGATCTTCGGCGGGCAGGTGCGGGTGGTCACGCCCGGCGGGGCGCCTGTGCCGCCCGACGGCGCGACGCCCGGCGAGGTCGTGATTCGCAGCAACCAGACCATGAAGGGCTACTACAAAAACCGCGCCGCGACCCGCCGCGCCCTCCAAAACGGCTGGCTGCACACCGGGGACGTGGCCTGCGTCCACCCCGACGGACGGCTGGAAATTCTCGACCGCGCCGGGGACCTGCTCAGCGTGGCCGGGCAGACCGTCTCCAGCGTGGAGATCGAGGCCGTGCTCTACCGCCACCCCAGCGTCCGCGAGGCCGTGGTGGTCGCCGCGCCGGGCGAGGGGGGAGGAGGAGACGACCTGCCCGTCGCCTTTGTGACCCTGCATCCGGGCGCCGGGGTCCAGCCCCGCGAACTGCTCGACTTCGCGCGTCCCCACCTGCCTCCCCACGCCCTGCCCACCCGCATCGTCTTTGCCCCCGAACTGCCCAAGACCGCCAGTGGCAAGGTTCTGAAACACGCCCTGCGTGCCCAGGCCAGGGCGCGGGCAGGCGGGGCCGTGGGGGATTGA
- a CDS encoding ScyD/ScyE family protein, translating into MHKEASRNLIRLPLTALVSAGLLLGCASLPLPHTQAGPPRVVATGLNGPQGVHVGSDGTLWVTDDGLGGETPFDVPSPQGNAEGNYGPTARVVRVAPDGTQTVVANTPSIFIPGIGPTGGGKIAVIGSNVYVANGVWNAGFSIARPAGASAVLRIDGAAATEVANVFAFEAATNPDGVPAEQGGIDSHAYGLGAGPDGQLYVADAGANALFKVDPGSGAVSLVASLAGRTGTGAQSVPTGVAFGQDGAAYVSLLSGGPFPSGAARVVKVSGGTVSDFATGMTMLTDVERGPDGNLYAVSFGRFAPAPGGSPFVPNAGSVIRLKAGGVKETVLSGLNYPTSLAFNAAGDAYVAENGVGAPGSGRVVRYSGLTRYPAE; encoded by the coding sequence CCTGCCGCACACCCAGGCCGGTCCCCCGCGCGTGGTGGCGACCGGCCTCAACGGTCCCCAGGGGGTCCACGTGGGCAGCGACGGCACCCTGTGGGTCACCGACGACGGGCTGGGCGGGGAGACGCCCTTCGACGTGCCCTCGCCGCAGGGCAACGCGGAGGGCAACTACGGCCCCACGGCCCGTGTGGTCCGGGTGGCGCCGGACGGCACCCAGACAGTGGTGGCGAACACGCCGTCCATCTTCATTCCCGGCATCGGTCCCACCGGGGGCGGCAAGATCGCGGTGATCGGCAGCAACGTCTACGTCGCCAACGGGGTGTGGAACGCCGGATTCTCCATCGCCCGCCCTGCGGGGGCGTCCGCCGTGCTGCGGATCGACGGGGCGGCGGCCACCGAGGTCGCCAACGTGTTCGCCTTCGAGGCGGCCACCAACCCCGACGGCGTCCCCGCCGAGCAGGGCGGCATCGACTCGCACGCCTACGGCCTGGGGGCCGGACCGGACGGGCAGCTGTACGTGGCCGACGCGGGCGCCAACGCGCTGTTCAAGGTGGACCCCGGCAGCGGCGCGGTCAGCCTGGTCGCCTCACTGGCGGGCCGCACCGGGACAGGCGCGCAGTCGGTGCCGACCGGGGTCGCCTTCGGCCAGGACGGCGCCGCCTACGTCTCGCTGCTCAGCGGCGGCCCCTTCCCCAGCGGCGCGGCGCGGGTGGTGAAGGTCTCGGGCGGTACGGTCAGCGACTTTGCCACCGGCATGACCATGCTCACCGACGTGGAACGCGGGCCGGACGGCAACCTCTATGCGGTGTCCTTCGGCCGCTTCGCCCCGGCGCCGGGCGGCAGCCCCTTCGTGCCCAACGCGGGGTCGGTGATCCGCCTGAAGGCGGGCGGCGTCAAGGAGACGGTCCTGAGTGGCCTGAACTACCCCACTTCCCTCGCCTTCAACGCTGCCGGGGACGCCTACGTGGCCGAGAACGGTGTGGGGGCGCCGGGTAGCGGCCGGGTCGTGCGCTACAGCGGCCTGACCCGCTATCCGGCGGAGTAG
- a CDS encoding phenylacetate--CoA ligase family protein: MTNTLISSAPAPPDLPALLGRLRTLPLYRAALTGLPQDAPWTDVPLLTRERLTGAWAAGELVHPDAVRVHLTPHPGGGWLPEYATRADIAAHGRASAAAFGRAGVRPGDHVQVAFGYHRFAGGWLMQDGLEALGAKTIPFGPGETEAQLDTLARLGVRVLVSAPSFAQKLGEAGARVELLISSGEPLTSIAGRRERVQAALGGTALDCYATSEAGLIALETPRQDGLRVLDDWVFVEVLDPDSGQPVADGERGELVVTHLAKEAMPLLRFRTGDLTRLERRADGAYLPGGVFGNVGGMLKVKGVKLFPREVAFWLAGHGLDHAAHTLRLWSQGGADRVGVTVRGESRSDLEAVQADFQRRFAVRLDALSLDPAHEGRGVVDERG, encoded by the coding sequence ATGACCAATACCCTGATCTCGTCCGCTCCGGCTCCGCCTGACCTGCCCGCCCTGCTGGGGCGGCTGCGAACGCTGCCCCTCTACCGCGCGGCCCTGACCGGGCTGCCGCAGGACGCCCCCTGGACCGACGTGCCGCTGCTCACCCGCGAGCGCCTGACCGGGGCGTGGGCGGCGGGCGAACTCGTCCACCCGGACGCTGTGCGCGTTCACCTCACGCCCCACCCCGGCGGGGGCTGGCTGCCCGAGTACGCCACGCGGGCGGACATCGCGGCGCATGGCCGGGCCTCGGCGGCGGCGTTCGGGCGGGCAGGCGTGCGGCCTGGAGACCACGTGCAGGTCGCGTTCGGCTACCACCGCTTCGCGGGCGGCTGGCTGATGCAAGACGGCCTGGAAGCCCTGGGCGCCAAGACCATCCCTTTCGGGCCGGGCGAGACGGAAGCGCAGCTCGACACCCTGGCGCGGCTGGGGGTGCGGGTGCTGGTGTCCGCGCCCAGCTTCGCGCAGAAGCTCGGGGAGGCGGGCGCGCGGGTCGAACTGCTGATCTCGTCGGGCGAGCCGCTGACCTCTATCGCGGGCCGCCGTGAGCGGGTGCAGGCGGCGCTGGGGGGCACGGCCCTGGACTGCTACGCCACCAGCGAGGCGGGCCTGATCGCGCTGGAGACGCCCCGGCAAGACGGCCTGCGGGTGCTCGACGACTGGGTTTTCGTGGAGGTGCTTGACCCCGACAGCGGCCAGCCGGTCGCGGACGGCGAGCGCGGCGAACTCGTGGTGACCCACCTGGCCAAGGAGGCGATGCCGCTGCTGCGCTTCCGCACCGGGGACCTGACCCGGCTGGAGCGGCGGGCGGACGGCGCCTATCTGCCGGGTGGCGTGTTCGGCAACGTCGGCGGAATGCTCAAGGTCAAGGGCGTGAAGCTCTTTCCGCGCGAGGTCGCGTTCTGGCTGGCCGGGCACGGCCTCGACCACGCGGCCCATACGCTGCGGCTGTGGTCGCAGGGCGGCGCCGACCGGGTGGGGGTCACCGTGCGTGGGGAGAGCCGGAGTGACCTGGAGGCGGTGCAGGCCGACTTCCAGCGCCGCTTCGCCGTTCGCCTCGACGCCCTGAGTCTCGACCCCGCCCACGAGGGCCGGGGCGTGGTGGACGAGCGCGGCTAA
- a CDS encoding ABC transporter permease subunit encodes MDLLPQLILAGVVIGSIYALAALGFVLIYKSSRVINFAHGQIIATGAFIAFALTQRGVNFWLAGLIAMLATFLLGMLIERVFLRRMVGEPIISVIMVTIGLSSVIDGLLHLTPYGAGSFSFQTPAVLTGQGLELFGTPLSRTQIAGVLAALGLLAGFTYFFNKSTLGITMRAVADDQMAAMSVGTSVERVFALAWAAAGLSAAAAGVILGLMSGLTLGGLAGIGLKVFPVVILGGLDSVVGAIVGGMLIGILENLSAGYLDAIVPGGGTREVFPFIVLIAVLLIRPYGLFGTKEIERV; translated from the coding sequence GTGGACCTCCTCCCGCAACTGATTCTCGCTGGCGTGGTGATCGGCTCGATCTACGCGCTGGCCGCGCTGGGCTTCGTCCTGATCTACAAGTCCAGCCGCGTCATCAACTTCGCGCACGGGCAGATCATCGCCACCGGGGCCTTTATCGCCTTTGCCCTGACGCAGCGCGGCGTGAACTTCTGGCTGGCGGGCCTGATCGCCATGCTCGCCACCTTCCTGCTGGGGATGCTGATCGAGCGCGTCTTTCTGCGGCGGATGGTGGGCGAGCCGATCATCTCGGTGATCATGGTGACCATCGGCCTGAGCAGCGTGATCGACGGGCTGCTGCACCTCACCCCCTACGGGGCCGGGAGCTTTTCCTTCCAGACGCCCGCCGTGCTGACCGGGCAGGGGCTGGAGCTGTTCGGCACGCCGCTCTCGCGCACTCAGATCGCCGGGGTGCTCGCGGCGCTGGGGCTGCTGGCGGGCTTCACCTACTTCTTCAACAAGTCCACCCTGGGCATCACCATGCGCGCGGTGGCCGACGATCAGATGGCCGCGATGAGCGTGGGCACCAGCGTCGAGCGCGTCTTCGCCCTCGCCTGGGCCGCCGCCGGGCTGAGCGCCGCCGCCGCCGGGGTGATCCTGGGCCTGATGAGCGGCCTGACGCTGGGCGGCCTCGCCGGAATCGGCCTGAAGGTCTTCCCGGTCGTGATCCTGGGTGGGCTGGACAGCGTGGTGGGCGCGATTGTCGGCGGGATGCTGATCGGCATTCTGGAAAACCTGTCGGCGGGGTACCTCGACGCCATCGTGCCGGGCGGCGGCACCCGCGAGGTCTTTCCTTTCATCGTGCTGATCGCGGTGCTCCTGATCCGGCCCTACGGCCTGTTCGGCACGAAGGAGATCGAACGTGTGTAA
- a CDS encoding ABC transporter ATP-binding protein has product MPPVSAAPPAARQLHVENVTLTFGGLNALTDVSLIVPEGEIVSIIGPNGAGKTSLLNCISGFYHPTRGRITFGEHDLSRSAPNVVTGFGIARAFQNLELFRGLSVVENLLLARHTHLRYGLLDSLFFYGRASRQEAENRAYVERIVDFMELEAYRAHPVGTLSYGIQKRVEVARALTLAPRLLLLDEPMAGMNVEEKEDMVRFILDIQREQGITVVLIEHDLGVVMDISDRVYVLDFGQRIAGGTPAEVSADPRVIEAYTGVAQPGVAQPAAAPQGRAPAVGT; this is encoded by the coding sequence ATGCCGCCCGTGTCCGCCGCTCCACCGGCTGCCCGTCAGCTGCACGTCGAGAACGTCACGCTGACTTTCGGCGGTCTCAACGCCCTGACCGACGTGAGCCTCATCGTTCCCGAGGGCGAGATCGTGAGCATCATCGGTCCCAACGGGGCGGGCAAGACCAGCCTGCTCAACTGCATCAGCGGCTTTTACCACCCGACGCGTGGGCGCATCACCTTCGGGGAACACGACCTGTCGCGCTCGGCGCCCAACGTGGTGACCGGCTTCGGGATCGCCCGCGCCTTTCAGAACCTCGAACTGTTCCGGGGCCTGAGCGTGGTGGAAAACCTGCTGCTCGCCCGGCACACCCACCTGCGCTACGGCCTGCTCGACAGTCTGTTCTTCTACGGCCGTGCCAGCCGCCAGGAGGCGGAAAACCGCGCCTATGTCGAGCGGATCGTGGATTTCATGGAGCTGGAAGCCTACCGCGCGCACCCGGTGGGCACGCTGAGTTACGGCATCCAGAAGCGCGTGGAGGTGGCGCGGGCACTGACCCTGGCGCCCCGCCTGCTGCTGCTCGACGAGCCGATGGCGGGTATGAACGTCGAGGAAAAGGAGGACATGGTGCGCTTTATCCTCGACATCCAGCGCGAGCAGGGGATCACGGTGGTCCTGATCGAGCACGACCTGGGCGTGGTGATGGACATCAGCGACCGGGTGTACGTGCTCGACTTCGGGCAGCGCATCGCCGGGGGCACGCCCGCCGAGGTCAGCGCCGACCCGCGCGTGATCGAGGCCTATACCGGAGTCGCGCAGCCCGGGGTCGCCCAGCCGGCGGCCGCTCCGCAGGGCAGGGCGCCGGCGGTGGGCACATGA
- a CDS encoding ABC transporter ATP-binding protein encodes MTLSPPPAAAAPPPLAAARDPGDLTVNNVEVVYHDIIQVLRGVSLTVRAGSVTALLGTNGAGKTTTLRAISGLLKPENGRILEGTVTFGGRTLSALGGTEVVGAGVVQVPEGRRVFKHLSVEENLRAGAILGRGDWRADLERIYSYFPKLRTLRTRQAGYTSGGEQQMLAIGRALMAHPRVLLLDEPSLGLAPLLVAEIFDNVRRINREEGLSVLVVEQNANIALRHSDYGYVMEGGRIVMEGRSAELADNPDVREFYLGVTEHGQRRNFRDVKSYKRRKRWM; translated from the coding sequence TTGACCCTCTCTCCCCCTCCAGCGGCCGCCGCTCCCCCGCCCCTCGCGGCGGCCCGCGACCCCGGCGACCTGACCGTCAACAACGTGGAGGTCGTCTACCACGACATCATTCAGGTGCTGCGCGGCGTGTCGCTGACCGTGCGAGCTGGAAGCGTCACGGCGCTGCTGGGCACCAACGGCGCGGGCAAGACCACCACCCTGCGCGCGATCTCGGGACTGCTCAAGCCCGAGAACGGCCGGATTCTGGAAGGCACCGTCACCTTCGGCGGGAGGACCCTCAGCGCCCTGGGCGGCACCGAGGTGGTGGGGGCGGGCGTCGTGCAGGTGCCCGAAGGCCGCCGGGTCTTCAAGCACCTCTCGGTCGAGGAGAACCTGCGCGCCGGGGCGATCCTGGGGCGCGGGGACTGGCGGGCTGACCTGGAGCGCATCTACAGCTACTTTCCCAAGCTGCGGACGCTCCGGACCCGCCAGGCAGGCTACACCTCGGGCGGCGAACAGCAGATGCTGGCGATTGGCCGCGCCCTGATGGCCCACCCCCGGGTGTTGCTGCTCGACGAGCCGTCGCTGGGCCTGGCGCCGCTGCTGGTGGCCGAGATTTTCGACAATGTCCGGCGCATCAACCGCGAGGAAGGCCTGAGCGTCCTCGTGGTCGAGCAAAACGCCAACATCGCCCTGCGCCACAGCGACTACGGCTACGTGATGGAAGGCGGCCGCATCGTGATGGAAGGCCGCAGCGCCGAGCTGGCCGACAACCCCGACGTGCGGGAGTTCTACCTGGGCGTGACCGAACACGGCCAGCGCCGGAACTTCCGCGACGTGAAAAGCTACAAGCGGCGCAAACGCTGGATGTGA
- a CDS encoding ABC transporter substrate-binding protein — MKKALALTALVSLSLAGAQKTVTLGWSGAITGPTSDAGASYAAGVEDYCKYATSQNMLPGVRLNCVVRDDQYNNANTQRNFEEFVGNQNAPLFLSYSTGSNLQLKGVIEETKVPTLPASYHIGLIDPPNNTYMFLPVSSYSENIVALLEYVAKKDRGAKVALVVNPSPFGRDPVVDARKAATRLGLRIVDVQEVGGNNLDNTAMLRRFESQGVGYVINQNTAGPVANILKDAKRLNLLGKMQFMGAHYAGGEDLTKLAGDAAEDFIWATSYYLYDEGNRPGIQLVKKIGAQYNRKADTIRSVHYTSGMLAAAIAVEAMKRAKTDLTAAGLYKGIISMNGSRAFNPGFSVGPVTFSAKDHVGAESLRLLQADQTGNFKAITGAQRSQLFPLVHPLR, encoded by the coding sequence ATGAAGAAAGCACTTGCCCTGACCGCCCTCGTTTCCCTCTCCCTCGCCGGCGCGCAGAAGACCGTGACCCTGGGCTGGTCGGGCGCCATTACCGGCCCCACCTCGGACGCGGGGGCGAGCTACGCGGCGGGCGTGGAGGACTACTGCAAGTACGCCACCAGCCAGAACATGCTGCCCGGCGTGCGGCTCAACTGCGTGGTGCGCGACGACCAGTACAACAACGCGAACACCCAGCGCAATTTCGAGGAGTTCGTGGGCAACCAGAACGCGCCGCTGTTCCTGAGCTACAGCACCGGCAGCAACCTCCAGCTCAAGGGCGTGATCGAGGAGACCAAGGTCCCCACCCTCCCGGCGAGCTACCACATCGGCCTCATCGACCCGCCCAACAACACCTACATGTTCTTGCCGGTCAGCTCCTACAGCGAGAACATCGTGGCGCTGCTGGAGTACGTGGCGAAAAAGGACCGTGGGGCGAAAGTCGCGCTGGTCGTGAACCCCAGCCCCTTCGGGCGCGACCCGGTCGTGGACGCCCGCAAGGCCGCCACCCGCCTGGGCCTCAGAATCGTGGACGTGCAGGAGGTCGGCGGCAACAACCTCGACAACACGGCGATGCTGCGCCGCTTCGAGTCGCAGGGGGTGGGGTACGTCATCAACCAGAACACCGCCGGGCCGGTGGCGAACATCCTCAAGGACGCCAAGCGCCTGAACCTGCTGGGCAAGATGCAGTTTATGGGCGCGCACTACGCGGGCGGCGAGGACCTCACCAAGCTGGCCGGAGACGCCGCCGAGGACTTCATCTGGGCGACGAGCTACTACCTCTACGACGAGGGCAACCGCCCCGGCATCCAGCTCGTCAAGAAGATCGGCGCGCAATACAACCGCAAGGCCGACACCATCCGCAGCGTCCACTACACCAGCGGGATGCTCGCCGCCGCTATCGCGGTCGAGGCGATGAAGCGTGCCAAGACCGACCTGACCGCCGCCGGGCTGTACAAGGGCATCATCAGCATGAACGGCAGCCGCGCCTTTAACCCCGGCTTCTCGGTCGGCCCGGTGACCTTCAGCGCGAAAGACCACGTGGGCGCCGAGAGCCTGCGCCTCTTGCAAGCTGACCAGACCGGCAACTTCAAGGCGATCACGGGCGCGCAGCGCAGCCAGCTGTTCCCGCTGGTGCATCCGCTAAGGTAA
- a CDS encoding branched-chain amino acid ABC transporter permease — translation MPASRFTQTGNYRTRYRQDQTIFATWAEQLSLIVFVGLLLALPLLLPKTLLRDVNLIMIYAVAVIGLNVTTGYTGLINIGQAAFMGVGAYATALAATRLNLPFFLAIPLGGVAGALVGTFVGLPSLRLKYLYLAVATLAFQIIFEWTVGHLPILQQGGAIPLPTVQVFGIRDTFFNHNIFWYYLILPVLVLLALLWRNVLRTRHGRALIAVRDNDRAAAAMGIHPGRAKLTAFLIGSFYAGIAGGLFAYFQKAVVIEDYGLHISVQLLAMAIVGGLGSLPGAFLGPLFIVALDRSMEAASGWLGAQNLFPEGVDAATALRPLAFGLTIVLFLMFEPRGLANWWRLSRMYFKKWPYKF, via the coding sequence ATGCCCGCTTCCCGCTTTACCCAGACCGGCAACTACCGCACCCGCTACCGGCAGGACCAGACGATCTTCGCCACCTGGGCCGAGCAACTCTCGCTGATCGTCTTTGTGGGGCTGCTGCTCGCGCTGCCGCTGCTGCTCCCCAAGACCCTCCTGCGCGACGTGAACCTGATCATGATCTACGCGGTCGCGGTGATCGGCCTGAACGTGACGACCGGGTACACCGGCCTGATCAACATCGGGCAGGCGGCTTTCATGGGCGTGGGCGCCTACGCGACGGCGCTGGCGGCGACCCGGCTGAACCTCCCGTTTTTCCTGGCGATTCCGCTGGGCGGGGTGGCGGGGGCGCTCGTCGGGACCTTCGTGGGGCTGCCCAGCTTGCGGCTGAAGTACCTGTACCTCGCGGTCGCCACCCTGGCCTTTCAGATCATCTTCGAGTGGACGGTCGGGCACCTGCCGATCCTGCAACAGGGCGGCGCGATCCCGCTGCCGACCGTGCAGGTGTTCGGCATCCGCGACACCTTCTTCAACCACAACATCTTCTGGTACTACCTGATCCTGCCCGTGCTGGTGCTGCTCGCCCTGCTGTGGCGCAACGTGCTGCGGACCCGGCACGGCCGCGCCCTGATCGCCGTGCGCGACAACGACCGCGCCGCCGCCGCGATGGGCATCCACCCGGGGCGGGCCAAGCTCACCGCCTTCCTGATCGGCTCCTTCTACGCGGGCATCGCGGGCGGCCTCTTCGCCTACTTCCAGAAAGCGGTCGTGATCGAGGATTACGGCCTGCACATCAGCGTGCAGCTGCTGGCGATGGCGATTGTGGGCGGCCTGGGCAGCCTGCCGGGCGCCTTTCTGGGTCCCCTCTTTATCGTCGCGCTCGACCGCAGCATGGAGGCCGCGAGCGGCTGGCTGGGCGCCCAGAACCTTTTCCCGGAAGGGGTGGACGCGGCGACGGCGCTGCGGCCCCTGGCGTTCGGCCTCACCATCGTCCTCTTCCTGATGTTCGAGCCGCGCGGCCTGGCGAACTGGTGGCGGCTCTCGCGGATGTATTTCAAGAAATGGCCCTACAAGTTCTGA